A DNA window from Paenibacillus andongensis contains the following coding sequences:
- a CDS encoding ABC transporter ATP-binding protein, whose product MLSFVIKLRWFFKERWKYYVLAISLMICVNLLATIPPKMIGNTIDQIGSGNLTASGLSQTVLLLVGLSLLLYVITYVWITTLFGNSALVEKVLRGRLLAHLTKMTPAFFQRNSTGQLMALATNDVLAIGQTAGYGVMTLVHTLVGASVVIITMISLISFKLMIAALIPLPFLALVISKLGQKVRVRFLAAQASFGQMNDHALESISGIRVIRSYVQEDHDLVAFDKVTSEVMNKNKRVSMLNALFQPLTSLIVGLSYSIGIGYGSYMVFHDEITLGQLISFNIYLGMLIWPMISFGEFINVLQRGSASADRLDTALTQKADIVDVDAPISVSVPERIEMKELTFTYPTANHPSLVNVSFQLERGQTLGIVGRTGSGKSTLLKQLLRQFPIEPGKLLVAGVSIEKIALDQVKRWVAYVPQEHLLLSKSIRDNVALGKHDASPEEIARAIEMASFTQDIEQMPEGLATIVGENGVMLSGGQKQRLAIARALLIDSEILLLDDSLSAVDARTESRILQHIRKERAGRTTLISTHRLSAVSHANWIIVLDEGRIVEEGTHEQLMLFGGWYREQWERQQMEASLEE is encoded by the coding sequence ATCTTGTCTTTTGTAATCAAATTGCGGTGGTTTTTCAAAGAAAGATGGAAATACTACGTGCTTGCTATTAGCTTAATGATCTGTGTGAATTTATTGGCGACCATTCCGCCTAAAATGATAGGGAATACAATCGATCAGATTGGCAGCGGAAATTTAACGGCATCCGGCCTAAGTCAAACGGTCCTTCTCCTTGTAGGCTTGTCTCTCCTTTTATATGTCATTACTTATGTTTGGATCACGACCTTATTCGGCAATTCGGCACTGGTTGAGAAAGTACTTAGAGGGCGTTTACTGGCTCATCTGACGAAAATGACACCGGCTTTCTTCCAACGCAATAGCACGGGTCAGTTAATGGCACTAGCCACCAATGACGTGCTCGCGATTGGCCAAACCGCTGGTTACGGCGTTATGACACTCGTTCACACGTTGGTCGGGGCATCCGTCGTCATTATTACGATGATCTCCCTAATTAGCTTTAAATTAATGATTGCGGCGCTGATTCCTCTGCCTTTTCTAGCCTTGGTGATTAGTAAGCTGGGTCAAAAGGTGAGAGTTCGCTTCTTAGCTGCACAGGCTTCTTTTGGCCAAATGAACGATCATGCGCTTGAGTCCATTTCCGGCATTCGTGTGATTCGTTCCTATGTTCAGGAAGATCATGATCTAGTCGCCTTCGATAAGGTAACGTCAGAAGTGATGAATAAGAATAAACGCGTGTCCATGCTGAATGCGCTTTTTCAGCCGCTTACCTCATTGATTGTGGGTCTAAGTTACTCGATAGGCATTGGATACGGCTCTTATATGGTCTTTCACGATGAAATTACGCTGGGTCAGTTGATTTCATTTAATATTTACCTAGGCATGCTGATCTGGCCGATGATTTCTTTCGGCGAGTTTATTAATGTCCTGCAGCGCGGAAGTGCCTCGGCAGACCGTTTGGACACTGCACTGACGCAGAAAGCGGATATTGTGGATGTCGATGCACCGATTTCGGTGAGTGTACCGGAACGTATCGAGATGAAGGAGCTAACCTTTACGTATCCGACCGCCAACCATCCAAGTCTCGTTAACGTTTCTTTCCAATTAGAAAGAGGGCAGACGTTAGGAATTGTAGGCCGGACGGGTAGCGGCAAAAGCACGCTGCTGAAGCAGCTGCTGCGGCAGTTCCCGATTGAACCAGGCAAGCTGCTGGTTGCAGGCGTGTCGATTGAGAAAATCGCCTTGGATCAGGTGAAGCGCTGGGTTGCTTACGTTCCGCAGGAGCATCTGCTGCTGTCGAAATCCATCCGCGACAACGTCGCGCTGGGTAAGCACGACGCATCGCCGGAAGAGATTGCACGAGCCATTGAGATGGCCTCTTTTACTCAAGATATCGAGCAAATGCCGGAAGGCCTGGCGACAATTGTCGGCGAAAATGGCGTCATGCTGTCCGGTGGGCAGAAGCAGCGTCTAGCGATTGCTCGAGCCCTTCTGATCGATTCGGAAATCCTGCTGCTCGATGACTCGCTATCCGCTGTCGATGCGCGGACGGAAAGCCGCATCCTCCAGCATATCCGCAAGGAACGCGCGGGTAGAACGACGTTGATCAGCACGCACCGACTCTCGGCGGTGAGCCACGCGAACTGGATTATCGTCCTAGATGAGGGACGAATCGTCGAAGAAGGTACCCACGAACAGCTGATGCTGTTCGGCGGCTGGTACCGAGAGCAGTGGGAGCGTCAGCAAATGGAAGCGAGCTTGGAAGAATGA
- a CDS encoding copper amine oxidase N-terminal domain-containing protein, producing MNRTMRKSLAILSLSAMMTTGAAYAAPNETVQTTTIMPVTTQAVSEAISVQVNGGALSEKGYLKAAATEPMLPLRAVTESLGFKLTWNQETLSVDLLKGNVFTTVKTGEDRYAINKMFTTLGTAPELVDNKLYVPSSFVNKVLHGSVTTEGASVSIAMKEEVKKVQTTGVITSIRPIGDYTAIQIQGIGTEGMVLNVNKDTEYQMLDGTKLSLSDLHVGLTVSAEHSMAVTMSLPPQTSTSKITVLDTKREANTLGTSGVIEEVRSDDKGNVSLLVKGTGLTETSPSEVVLHIGDETAIVDKNGDKVEKSALVKGANVIGFYGPALTKSLPPIGQAWKIVVAAKQE from the coding sequence ATGAATCGCACTATGAGAAAGAGTCTAGCTATTCTATCCCTATCCGCCATGATGACGACGGGCGCAGCATATGCTGCACCGAACGAAACGGTCCAAACGACTACGATTATGCCTGTCACTACACAAGCTGTTTCAGAGGCTATTTCTGTTCAAGTCAATGGAGGAGCCCTTTCCGAGAAAGGTTATCTGAAAGCTGCTGCGACTGAACCTATGCTGCCGCTTCGAGCTGTAACGGAGAGCCTGGGCTTCAAACTCACATGGAATCAAGAAACACTTTCCGTTGATTTGTTGAAAGGCAATGTATTTACTACCGTCAAGACGGGCGAAGATCGCTATGCCATTAATAAAATGTTCACAACGCTTGGTACGGCGCCTGAATTGGTCGATAACAAGCTTTACGTGCCTTCTTCCTTTGTCAACAAAGTGCTGCACGGTTCTGTCACAACGGAAGGAGCTTCCGTTTCCATCGCAATGAAAGAGGAGGTTAAAAAAGTTCAAACAACTGGCGTTATTACATCGATTCGACCTATTGGTGATTATACCGCGATTCAGATTCAGGGTATTGGCACGGAGGGGATGGTCCTCAATGTGAACAAGGATACGGAATATCAAATGCTGGATGGCACGAAGCTTAGCCTTTCCGATCTTCATGTTGGTTTAACCGTTTCTGCCGAACATTCTATGGCTGTTACGATGAGCTTGCCGCCACAAACGTCCACTTCCAAGATTACGGTTTTGGACACGAAAAGAGAGGCGAATACACTGGGTACATCGGGTGTGATTGAAGAAGTCCGCAGCGATGATAAAGGCAATGTGAGTCTCCTTGTTAAAGGTACCGGTTTAACGGAAACATCTCCGAGTGAGGTTGTTCTACACATTGGAGACGAAACAGCTATCGTCGATAAAAACGGCGATAAAGTGGAGAAATCCGCTCTTGTTAAAGGCGCGAATGTTATCGGATTTTACGGACCTGCACTGACGAAAAGCCTTCCTCCTATCGGCCAGGCATGGAAAATTGTTGTAGCCGCTAAACAAGAATAA